Genomic segment of Microbacterium sp. BH-3-3-3:
GCCCTCGCCCTCGACCTGCCGGGCCACGGCGACTCCTCATGGCGCGACGACGCCGCCTACGTGGCGCGCGTGCTGGCTCCCGACGTCGCGATCGCCCTCGAAGCCTGGACCGAGGGCCCGCAGACGCTGGTCGGCCACTCGCTCGGCGGGCTCACGGCGGCCGCCGTCGCGGCATCCCGTCCCGAGCTCGTCGCGCGTCTCGTCGTCGTCGACATCACCCCGGGGGTGGATCCGAGCGCCGGACCCGCGCAGATCCGCGCGTTCTTCGCCGGTCCCACCGACTGGGCGTCGCGCGACGAGCTGGTCGACCGCGCCCTGTCGTTCGGGCTCGGCGGCACGCGCGACGCCGCGGAACGCGGGGTCTTCCTCAACTCGCGCGTGCGGGCCGACGGCCGCGTCGAGTGGAAGCACCACTTCGCCCACCTCGCCGCAGCGGCGGCGAACGCCGGTGCCGACGCGACGACCCCGGATGCCGTTCGCGCGGTGCTCTCGAGCACCGGATGGGACGACGTGGCCGGTGTCGCCGCCCCGATCACGCTGATCCGCGGGGAACGCGGTTTCGTCACCGCGGC
This window contains:
- a CDS encoding alpha/beta fold hydrolase, with product MPEVDEFSFLPAQADDLGLDVPSVERVQLTLPDGRTLSGLRWGDAPPEVTLLHGAGLNAHTWDTTLLHLGVPALALDLPGHGDSSWRDDAAYVARVLAPDVAIALEAWTEGPQTLVGHSLGGLTAAAVAASRPELVARLVVVDITPGVDPSAGPAQIRAFFAGPTDWASRDELVDRALSFGLGGTRDAAERGVFLNSRVRADGRVEWKHHFAHLAAAAANAGADATTPDAVRAVLSSTGWDDVAGVAAPITLIRGERGFVTAADADQFVERVPGAAVRVLPTGHNAQEEDPAALADIIRDAAAPA